One part of the Enterococcus sp. DIV1094 genome encodes these proteins:
- the glmM gene encoding phosphoglucosamine mutase produces the protein MGKYFGTDGVRGEANKELTPELAFKLGRCGGYVLSQHEKDGKRPRVLVGRDTRISGQMLEEALVSGLLSVGIEVFQLGVISTPGVAYLTRLQKASAGVMISASHNPAQDNGIKFFGADGFKLDDDQELEIEALLDAEVDELPRPSAEGLGTVEEFPEGLLKYSQFLVQTINGDLSGLTVCVDAANGATATSVNRLFADLETDFYTMGTNPNGLNINDGVGSTHPERLAEMVVEKGADVGLAFDGDGDRIIAVDELGNIVDGDKIMFICAKYLAAKNRLKKDTIVTTVMSNLGFHKAVEEIGLKDVVTQVGDRYVVEEMRKNDYNFGGEQSGHMIFLDFNTTGDGMLSGIQLLNIMKQTGKKLSELAAEVTIYPQKLVNIRVSNKNGAMEVPAIKQVIEEAEAEMAGEGRILVRPSGTEPLLRVMAEAPSDEKVNYYVDKIAAVVKAEIGIE, from the coding sequence ATGGGTAAATATTTTGGAACGGACGGTGTCCGTGGAGAAGCGAATAAAGAACTAACACCGGAATTAGCCTTCAAATTAGGGCGTTGCGGCGGTTATGTACTGAGCCAACATGAGAAAGATGGAAAACGTCCACGTGTATTAGTTGGACGTGACACAAGAATTTCAGGTCAAATGCTCGAAGAAGCGTTAGTTTCTGGTCTGTTATCTGTCGGGATCGAAGTTTTTCAATTAGGTGTGATCTCTACACCGGGAGTGGCTTACTTGACACGATTGCAAAAAGCTAGCGCAGGTGTCATGATTTCTGCTTCACACAATCCAGCTCAAGATAACGGCATCAAATTTTTTGGTGCAGATGGATTTAAATTAGATGATGACCAAGAATTAGAGATCGAAGCATTGTTAGATGCGGAAGTTGACGAATTGCCAAGACCTTCAGCTGAAGGCTTAGGCACAGTCGAAGAATTTCCAGAAGGTCTATTGAAATACTCACAATTTCTAGTACAAACGATCAATGGGGATCTATCAGGCTTAACTGTCTGTGTGGATGCCGCAAATGGGGCTACAGCAACATCTGTCAACCGTTTGTTTGCTGACTTGGAAACAGATTTCTATACCATGGGAACAAATCCTAATGGCTTGAATATCAATGATGGGGTGGGATCGACACATCCAGAGCGTTTAGCAGAAATGGTCGTCGAAAAAGGAGCAGACGTCGGTCTTGCTTTTGATGGCGATGGTGACCGCATCATTGCAGTGGATGAATTAGGGAACATTGTAGATGGCGATAAAATCATGTTTATCTGTGCGAAGTATCTAGCGGCGAAAAACCGTCTGAAAAAAGATACGATCGTCACAACAGTCATGAGTAATCTTGGCTTCCATAAAGCAGTTGAAGAAATCGGCTTGAAAGATGTCGTTACTCAAGTAGGTGACCGTTATGTCGTGGAAGAAATGCGCAAAAATGATTACAATTTTGGTGGCGAACAGTCCGGTCATATGATCTTCTTAGATTTCAATACTACTGGAGACGGAATGCTTTCAGGGATCCAATTATTGAATATCATGAAACAAACCGGCAAAAAACTATCAGAATTAGCGGCTGAAGTAACGATCTATCCGCAAAAATTAGTCAACATCCGAGTAAGCAACAAAAATGGTGCGATGGAAGTTCCTGCAATCAAACAAGTCATTGAAGAAGCAGAAGCTGAAATGGCTGGTGAAGGACGTATCTTAGTTCGACCTTCTGGAACAGAACCGTTATTGCGCGTGATGGCAGAAGCACCGTCGGATGAAAAAGTCAATTACTACGTTGACAAGATCGCAGCGGTTGTTAAAGCTGAGATTGGAATCGAATAA
- a CDS encoding helix-turn-helix domain-containing protein, whose protein sequence is MKTYGRTIKEIRLSKGILLKELIDDQLSMSLLSQFENEKTTISCERFHRLLSKLEVTFDEFIWIQTGNTFSASQLEIIEYVEYMDINSITEWAKLEAKYHELQNYYQDNYSLELDHLLQLFRFDLAMKKGIIEGTPLLTSYQKHSHYLDSAKHYLLNTETWGVYELKLFTRIAVGMEPALLFRCLKLAIKKGQRFAKISGNKDILYQTFPTIFSVFCLLKEVAYAKDTFELWKTLIFEEERIEQAVFMPFYEGWIAFLEDDLALAHRLMDQSLNHLESLGMLKSLTGYRKFKQLILTNEFPGIIVNDPLFGEFFDVKNY, encoded by the coding sequence ATGAAAACATATGGAAGAACAATCAAAGAGATCCGCTTAAGTAAAGGAATCTTACTCAAAGAACTAATCGATGATCAGCTTTCGATGTCGCTGCTTTCTCAATTCGAAAATGAAAAAACAACGATTTCATGCGAGAGATTTCATCGCTTATTGTCGAAGTTAGAAGTGACCTTTGATGAATTTATCTGGATACAAACTGGCAACACCTTTTCTGCTTCTCAGCTGGAAATTATCGAATATGTCGAATATATGGATATCAATTCCATCACAGAGTGGGCAAAGTTAGAAGCAAAGTATCATGAATTACAGAACTATTATCAGGACAACTATTCTTTAGAACTGGATCATTTGTTACAATTGTTTCGTTTTGATCTAGCCATGAAAAAGGGGATCATCGAAGGCACGCCTCTCTTGACATCCTACCAAAAGCATAGCCACTACTTAGATTCCGCAAAGCACTATTTATTGAATACGGAGACTTGGGGCGTTTATGAGCTGAAATTATTTACCCGAATCGCTGTCGGAATGGAACCTGCTCTTTTGTTTCGCTGTTTGAAACTTGCCATCAAAAAAGGCCAACGCTTTGCCAAAATCTCAGGAAACAAGGATATTCTCTATCAAACTTTTCCAACGATATTTTCGGTCTTTTGTTTATTAAAAGAAGTCGCTTATGCCAAAGATACGTTTGAGTTATGGAAAACACTGATCTTTGAAGAAGAACGGATTGAACAAGCCGTCTTCATGCCATTTTACGAGGGTTGGATCGCATTTTTAGAAGATGATCTAGCGCTTGCTCATCGATTGATGGACCAATCACTGAATCATTTAGAATCATTGGGTATGCTCAAGTCGTTAACAGGCTATCGGAAATTCAAGCAACTCATCCTAACAAATGAATTTCCGGGAATCATTGTCAATGATCCGTTATTTGGCGAATTTTTTGATGTGAAAAATTACTAA
- a CDS encoding CdaR family protein, protein MISKERRKSILYAFVALLFSIVLYFNANGQSVQDTLSGNEAYTQNVSDVSVQLLYDTDQYYIHGYESTVTAKLSSANRVQLNAEAMEDTRMFRVTADLTDLGEGTHEVPLKVRNLSSAVKAKLDPDTITVTIEKKVTKEFDVTPLLETETTPAGFELNDVELSPKKVSVTTGDQTLEEIQQIVARIDPAMITDDGIDTKVTVQALNSAGEPLSIVSDPVQVTAKATVTKPTKTVRLYGTAQGTPGNNVESYDFSFSDIEAEVTGSESQLAQLGNSITIPIDISGIVHRTTRKIDIPVESGVSITPASIDVEITPVLQRDDGNTNRSSSDESSASSVESTPANSSSSTTRQSEETQSTSSEETSESSSETTESSSQPNSQEDSSEN, encoded by the coding sequence ATGATCTCAAAAGAGAGGCGTAAAAGTATCTTATATGCGTTTGTTGCGTTATTATTCAGTATTGTGCTATATTTCAATGCCAATGGCCAATCTGTCCAAGATACTCTATCAGGAAATGAAGCTTATACGCAAAACGTTTCTGATGTGTCAGTCCAACTTTTGTATGACACGGATCAATATTATATCCATGGCTATGAAAGTACCGTCACAGCCAAGTTATCCAGCGCCAATCGTGTGCAGCTGAATGCAGAAGCGATGGAAGACACAAGGATGTTTCGAGTGACAGCAGATTTGACAGATCTTGGAGAAGGGACGCATGAAGTGCCGCTGAAAGTCAGGAATCTGAGCAGTGCGGTCAAAGCAAAACTTGATCCAGATACCATCACTGTAACGATCGAGAAAAAAGTGACAAAAGAATTTGATGTCACACCATTACTTGAAACGGAAACGACGCCAGCAGGATTTGAATTGAATGATGTTGAACTATCACCTAAAAAAGTGTCTGTCACGACCGGTGATCAGACACTGGAAGAGATCCAGCAGATCGTTGCAAGAATCGATCCTGCGATGATCACTGATGATGGGATCGACACGAAGGTCACGGTCCAAGCATTGAATAGTGCCGGAGAGCCTTTGAGTATCGTCTCAGATCCAGTCCAAGTCACGGCGAAAGCTACGGTAACAAAACCAACGAAAACGGTTCGACTTTATGGGACAGCACAAGGAACTCCTGGCAACAACGTGGAGAGTTATGATTTCAGTTTTTCTGACATTGAAGCAGAAGTCACTGGTTCAGAAAGTCAACTGGCCCAACTGGGAAATAGCATTACGATACCGATCGACATTTCTGGCATCGTTCACCGTACGACAAGAAAAATCGATATACCGGTAGAAAGTGGCGTTAGTATCACACCAGCTTCGATCGATGTAGAGATCACACCGGTCCTACAAAGAGACGATGGGAATACGAACCGTTCAAGTTCAGACGAAAGCTCAGCTTCAAGTGTGGAATCTACACCAGCAAACTCTTCGTCATCGACGACACGTCAGTCGGAAGAGACGCAGTCAACATCGAGTGAAGAGACGAGTGAATCATCAAGCGAGACGACAGAATCAAGTAGTCAACCGAATAGTCAAGAGGATTCATCGGAAAATTAA
- the glmS gene encoding glutamine--fructose-6-phosphate transaminase (isomerizing): MCGIVGMIGLENVTPGLINGLEKLEYRGYDSAGIFVTNGKQDHLVKARGRIQNLKDKLTPETAGTAGIGHTRWATHGEPAEKNAHPHHSQSGRFVLVHNGVIENFEELKQQYVAADDFIGETDTEIVVHVIEKFVEETQDTQEGFKKALEVIEGSYAFALMDRTAPETIFVAKNKSPLLIGKGEGFNVIASDAMAMLSYTKEFVEIEDQEMVIVQADAITIQTLTGTIVERDSYEAQVDASDIEKGTYPYYMLKEIDEQPIIMRKIAQTYVNEENDIPLDHKLMEELLASDRIYIVACGTSYHAGLASKHSFEQMTDIPVEVHLASEFGYTMPLLSKKPFFIFLSQSGETADSRQVLVKINQLGHPSLTITNVAGSTLSREASFTLLLHAGPEIAVASTKAYTAQIAVLALLAKAVGNRKGNVRALAFDVAHELSLVANAMETVITQKDELQELAAEFLNETRNAFYIGRSNDHDVALEAALKLKEISYIQAEGFAAGELKHGTIALIEEGTPVIGIISEEVTGAHTRGNLKEVESRGAKTLVIAAHGLEKETDQLVIPAVHAYLSPLAMVIPTQLLAYYATLLRGYDVDKPRNLAKSVTVE; encoded by the coding sequence ATGTGCGGAATTGTTGGAATGATCGGATTAGAAAATGTTACCCCAGGATTGATCAATGGTTTAGAAAAATTAGAGTATCGCGGATATGACTCAGCTGGGATCTTTGTCACAAATGGAAAACAGGACCATTTAGTCAAAGCTCGCGGCAGAATCCAAAACCTTAAAGATAAATTAACACCAGAAACAGCTGGTACAGCAGGAATTGGCCACACTAGATGGGCAACACACGGTGAACCTGCAGAAAAAAATGCGCACCCACACCACTCACAAAGCGGACGCTTTGTTTTAGTCCATAATGGTGTGATCGAAAATTTTGAAGAATTGAAACAACAATACGTGGCAGCTGATGACTTTATCGGCGAAACAGATACAGAGATCGTTGTTCATGTGATCGAAAAATTCGTAGAAGAAACTCAAGATACACAAGAAGGATTTAAAAAGGCCCTTGAAGTCATCGAAGGTTCATATGCTTTTGCTTTGATGGATCGTACAGCACCAGAAACGATTTTTGTTGCAAAAAATAAAAGCCCTTTATTGATCGGCAAAGGCGAAGGATTCAATGTCATTGCAAGTGATGCCATGGCAATGCTTTCTTATACAAAAGAATTTGTCGAAATCGAAGATCAAGAGATGGTGATCGTTCAAGCGGATGCTATCACGATCCAAACATTGACTGGCACGATCGTTGAACGTGATTCTTATGAAGCACAAGTCGATGCTTCTGATATTGAAAAAGGAACATATCCTTACTATATGTTGAAAGAGATCGACGAACAACCGATCATCATGCGTAAAATCGCTCAAACCTATGTGAATGAAGAAAATGACATTCCTTTGGATCATAAATTGATGGAAGAACTCTTAGCGAGTGACCGGATTTATATCGTGGCTTGTGGTACAAGCTATCATGCAGGTCTAGCGAGCAAGCATTCCTTCGAGCAAATGACTGACATTCCGGTTGAAGTTCATCTAGCAAGTGAGTTTGGTTACACGATGCCTTTACTATCGAAAAAACCATTCTTTATCTTTTTGAGCCAAAGCGGTGAAACGGCAGATAGCCGTCAGGTGCTTGTCAAAATCAATCAATTAGGCCACCCTTCATTGACGATCACAAATGTCGCTGGTTCTACATTATCAAGAGAAGCTAGCTTCACTTTGTTGCTTCATGCCGGCCCAGAGATTGCGGTAGCTTCTACTAAAGCATATACTGCTCAAATCGCTGTACTCGCTTTACTTGCAAAAGCAGTCGGGAATAGAAAAGGGAATGTCCGTGCATTGGCGTTTGATGTTGCTCATGAATTGAGTTTAGTCGCAAATGCGATGGAAACAGTGATTACCCAAAAAGATGAATTACAAGAATTAGCAGCGGAGTTTCTTAATGAAACGCGAAATGCCTTTTATATTGGTCGCAGCAATGACCATGATGTCGCTTTAGAAGCTGCATTAAAACTTAAAGAAATCAGCTATATCCAAGCAGAAGGCTTTGCAGCTGGCGAACTAAAACATGGAACGATCGCTTTGATCGAAGAAGGTACACCAGTTATTGGGATCATTAGTGAAGAAGTCACAGGCGCACACACACGAGGAAACTTAAAAGAAGTAGAAAGTCGTGGTGCCAAGACCTTAGTGATCGCTGCACATGGTTTAGAAAAAGAGACAGATCAATTGGTTATCCCAGCTGTCCATGCGTATCTTTCACCACTGGCTATGGTGATCCCTACTCAATTGCTCGCTTACTATGCGACATTGCTACGCGGCTATGATGTAGACAAGCCAAGAAACTTAGCGAAATCAGTCACAGTTGAGTAA
- a CDS encoding ABC transporter permease → MKAISETNTLFKRNLKLSLRSLETVMSGLLTPVLLMLLFVYVLGGAMDVGELSYVDFVLPGVLVQCIAQSSSVVGIVVNQDVHSGMVERLLTLNLSKSAFLNGHVFAAALRSVMSSFVVLLVAWLIGFRPNADLAEWLVAWLLIFCFILAFTWISVLFGLLAKSAEMASLFTVLTTVLPYLSAGFAPTDNMPTAIRLFAEYQPMTPIIQALRGLLLGLPNPPLVQAFLWSISLIFIFRFLAIVAFNQRVRKK, encoded by the coding sequence ATGAAAGCCATCAGCGAAACGAATACATTATTTAAACGGAATCTGAAGTTATCGTTGCGAAGCTTAGAAACGGTCATGAGTGGGCTATTGACGCCGGTACTGTTGATGTTGCTCTTTGTATATGTACTTGGCGGAGCCATGGATGTGGGGGAGTTGTCTTATGTTGATTTTGTTTTACCGGGTGTATTAGTCCAATGTATTGCTCAAAGTTCCTCTGTTGTGGGGATAGTAGTAAATCAGGATGTACATTCTGGTATGGTCGAGCGACTCTTGACGCTGAATTTATCAAAGTCAGCATTTTTAAATGGGCATGTATTCGCGGCTGCGCTTCGAAGTGTGATGAGTAGCTTCGTCGTTTTACTTGTGGCTTGGCTCATTGGTTTTCGTCCCAATGCCGATCTTGCGGAATGGCTAGTTGCTTGGCTGCTGATTTTTTGTTTTATTCTTGCATTTACCTGGATCTCGGTTTTGTTTGGATTATTAGCAAAATCAGCTGAAATGGCCAGTTTATTTACTGTATTGACCACCGTATTGCCATACTTGAGTGCTGGGTTTGCGCCGACTGACAACATGCCTACAGCGATACGACTATTTGCGGAATATCAACCGATGACACCAATCATCCAAGCGCTTCGAGGGTTATTGTTAGGTTTGCCAAATCCACCATTAGTACAGGCGTTTTTGTGGAGTATTAGCTTGATTTTTATTTTTAGGTTCTTAGCGATAGTGGCTTTCAATCAACGTGTGAGGAAGAAGTAG
- a CDS encoding ABC transporter ATP-binding protein — protein sequence MEKKKIIEIIDLKKRFAEKQVLNGVDFTVERGEVFVLLGSNGAGKTTLVKMLTTILPFDDGQVWINGYDLKKESAKVRENISLTGQFAAVDELLTGYENMKMIAELRHVKEKEKVVENLLERFDLQKHSQVLVKNYSGGMRRRLDIAMSFIGDPQVIFLDEPTTGLDPQNRIATWQLIKETATAGRTIFLTTQYLEEAEYLADKVAILHEGKIILNATPQVIKNTYDSQSMAINVLTKSDFYQLSAHLDHRLLSMDEEKLSVTVNVGNAFNDSVDLLDELRQLPITITNFQQRNASLEDIFLKLVQGGV from the coding sequence ATGGAAAAAAAGAAAATAATCGAGATTATCGATCTGAAAAAAAGGTTTGCTGAAAAACAAGTACTAAATGGAGTTGATTTTACAGTTGAACGTGGAGAAGTTTTTGTGCTTTTAGGATCTAATGGAGCAGGAAAAACGACACTTGTCAAAATGTTGACAACGATCCTGCCATTTGATGATGGGCAAGTTTGGATCAACGGGTATGATTTAAAAAAAGAGAGTGCTAAGGTGCGAGAAAATATTAGTTTGACAGGACAATTCGCAGCAGTGGATGAGCTGTTGACTGGCTATGAAAATATGAAAATGATCGCTGAGCTTCGCCATGTGAAAGAGAAGGAAAAGGTTGTCGAGAATCTATTAGAACGGTTTGATTTACAAAAACATAGCCAAGTCCTAGTTAAAAATTATTCAGGAGGGATGCGTAGACGTTTAGATATCGCCATGAGTTTTATCGGTGACCCTCAAGTGATTTTTCTCGATGAACCGACAACAGGCTTAGACCCACAAAACCGCATCGCCACTTGGCAACTGATCAAAGAAACAGCGACAGCAGGACGTACGATTTTTTTAACGACGCAATATCTGGAGGAAGCCGAGTATCTAGCAGACAAAGTGGCGATATTACATGAAGGTAAAATTATTTTAAATGCTACACCACAAGTAATTAAAAACACATATGACAGCCAATCGATGGCAATCAATGTGTTGACCAAAAGTGATTTTTATCAACTTTCAGCACATTTGGATCATCGATTATTATCAATGGATGAAGAAAAACTTTCTGTGACTGTCAATGTAGGGAATGCTTTCAACGATTCGGTTGATCTTCTGGACGAATTAAGACAACTACCGATCACGATCACTAATTTCCAGCAGAGAAATGCCTCATTAGAAGATATCTTCTTAAAGCTAGTACAAGGAGGAGTTTAA
- the cdaA gene encoding diadenylate cyclase CdaA, translating to MSFQIGELFNLDYWRQMFSGDLFSQNFLVNILDVLVVWYLVYKLIQLLRGTKAIQLLKGVGIFVVIRILAEIIGLHTLSWLMNQVITYGVIAAIVIFQPEIRRGLEHLGRSSLFKQSKSEKQEDEQMILSFDKAIQYMSKRKIGALITIERHTGLDEYIETGIALDADITGELLINIFIPNTPLHDGAVIVKDGKIAVASAYLPLSESMLIPKEFGTRHRAAVGVSEASDAITIVVSEETGDVSITLDNQLMPGLSQEEYLTILRKNLIVEEKNKNKNTLQTFLDVMTKGGDHK from the coding sequence ATGTCATTTCAAATCGGAGAACTTTTTAACTTAGATTATTGGCGACAAATGTTTTCCGGTGACTTGTTTTCTCAGAATTTTTTGGTGAACATACTCGATGTGTTGGTTGTCTGGTATTTAGTTTATAAACTCATTCAACTATTGCGAGGAACAAAAGCAATCCAATTGCTTAAAGGGGTAGGGATTTTTGTTGTTATTCGGATCTTAGCCGAGATCATTGGTCTACATACCTTATCTTGGTTGATGAACCAAGTGATCACGTATGGTGTGATTGCGGCTATCGTCATTTTTCAACCAGAGATACGGCGTGGATTAGAACATCTCGGACGCAGCTCACTTTTCAAACAATCAAAGAGTGAGAAGCAAGAAGATGAACAAATGATCCTTTCTTTCGACAAAGCGATCCAGTATATGTCTAAACGTAAAATCGGTGCATTGATCACGATTGAACGCCATACAGGTTTGGATGAATATATCGAAACGGGGATTGCTTTAGATGCCGATATCACTGGCGAGTTACTGATCAATATTTTTATTCCGAACACACCATTGCATGACGGTGCAGTAATTGTAAAGGATGGAAAAATTGCAGTAGCCAGTGCCTACTTGCCTTTATCAGAAAGTATGTTGATTCCGAAAGAATTCGGAACCCGTCACCGTGCTGCTGTCGGAGTCAGCGAGGCAAGCGATGCAATCACGATCGTTGTCTCAGAAGAAACAGGAGATGTCAGCATTACGTTGGATAACCAATTGATGCCTGGTTTATCTCAAGAAGAATACTTGACGATTTTAAGAAAAAACTTGATCGTTGAAGAAAAGAACAAAAATAAAAATACGCTCCAAACCTTCTTAGATGTGATGACTAAGGGAGGGGATCACAAATGA